The segment TGATACTGGGAAGAGTGTGTTTGCTCAGCAGCTCACATATGGTGCGTTACGTAGCGGCTTGAAGGTCACATATATGACGACTGAGAATACTGTTAAGAGTCTTATTTCGCAGATGCTAAGTCTATCTTTTGATGTTAGACCTTATTTCCTTACAAAGTATTTGAAGGTTTACACCCTGCATGTTGAAAATATCGAGTGGCAGAGAGAGCGAGCGAACCGCCTCTTAGAGATCATAGTAAAGTATCTGACGGAGAGGTGTTTGGCTGATGTTGTTATAGTTGATTCCTTAACATATATGATAACATACGCAGACGATGAAGGTGTTCTAACATTCTTTTCAAGTCTACGCAATATTTGCGATAAACAGCATAAAACGGTAGTCTTGACCGTTCACCCCTATGCTTTTCCTCAAGACCTTTTGATTAGAGTCAGATCTATATGTGACGCTCATCTTACATTAGAAATTAAGACTGTGGGAGATAGAATCGTTAGAATACTCTTCGCCTCTAAGCTTAGAGGCGTAACTAGTGGGGCGGGTTCCGTGGTCGTAGCGTTTGAAGTGGACCCTGCTTTTGGGGTAAAGGTCATCCCGTATTCGCAGACGAGGGCGTAAGGGTATGGGTGGAGAGAAAAGTGAGCACGTAAACACGTTTCCAACCGATCTCCAAGAGGTTTTAGCGAGGAGACCGTATTTAAACCAGTATCTGAGCAAGCTTGGAGAAGATAATATCAGCACACCGGCTTGGTTTCTTACTTTGGATAAGAGACTAAACAAAGAAGAAGTTAATCTGATCTACCCTGTCTCTGAAGAGGTGTTCATACATATCTTCAGGCAGAAAAGCATGGAGCGGGCTAGATACATTATCATCGAGCCTACCCGTGGTCAAGATTTAACGCAAATTATGAATACGCTAGAAAACATCTTCGCTTACAAACTCGATGAAGAACATATTTACAGGAATATAGAGGAGAAGAAAGCGGCATTAAGTAAGCTTATCGACAGCACCCTGAAAGTAGACAACTCCTTAAAGGATCTTACTTACCGCATCACTAAGGGGAAGAACCCGACATTCTTAGTGAATGAGAAGACTAAAGAGCTGCTTGAGTATCTGCTAGTAAGGGACAAGATAGGTGTAGGTCCCCTTGAACCTATGATAAAAGATCCATATATTGAGGATATCTCCTTTAATGGCCTCGGGCCAGTCTTTGTTGAGCATAAGGTTTTTGGTAGCTGTGTAAGCAGCCTACGTTTCGATGACCAAGAACAGCTTGATGAATATGTTAAGAGGTTGGCCGAGCGTATAGGGCGACCTATAAGCTATAGGAACCCAATAGTGGATGGCACGCTTCCAGATGGTTCAAGGATAAACATAGTCTACGGGAGCGAGATCAGCAGACATGGTACGAATTTCACCATTAGAAAATTCTCTAAGATACCGATAAGCATAACCCAACTCTGCCTATGGAATACGATAAGTTATCTCCCAGCAGCCTACCTTTGGATGCTGTTAGAGTTTGGTATAAGTGTGTGGGTTTGTGGTGAAACCGCCTCTGGAAAAACAACGACTTTGAATGCACTCTGTGCTTTCATAAACCCTACGGCTAAGATCGTTAGTGTTGAGGATACTCCTGAGGTTACTGTGCCTCACGAAAACTGGATAAGAGAGGTGACCAAGGAGGGCGAAGGGGATGAAGGTAAGATCGACCTTTTCACCCTTCTTAAAGCTGCGTTGAGA is part of the Nitrososphaerota archaeon genome and harbors:
- a CDS encoding AAA family ATPase, which codes for MLPQPKIISWHNNELQQKLGDIPVPTLMLIEGANDTGKSVFAQQLTYGALRSGLKVTYMTTENTVKSLISQMLSLSFDVRPYFLTKYLKVYTLHVENIEWQRERANRLLEIIVKYLTERCLADVVIVDSLTYMITYADDEGVLTFFSSLRNICDKQHKTVVLTVHPYAFPQDLLIRVRSICDAHLTLEIKTVGDRIVRILFASKLRGVTSGAGSVVVAFEVDPAFGVKVIPYSQTRA
- the tadA gene encoding Flp pilus assembly complex ATPase component TadA, with protein sequence MGGEKSEHVNTFPTDLQEVLARRPYLNQYLSKLGEDNISTPAWFLTLDKRLNKEEVNLIYPVSEEVFIHIFRQKSMERARYIIIEPTRGQDLTQIMNTLENIFAYKLDEEHIYRNIEEKKAALSKLIDSTLKVDNSLKDLTYRITKGKNPTFLVNEKTKELLEYLLVRDKIGVGPLEPMIKDPYIEDISFNGLGPVFVEHKVFGSCVSSLRFDDQEQLDEYVKRLAERIGRPISYRNPIVDGTLPDGSRINIVYGSEISRHGTNFTIRKFSKIPISITQLCLWNTISYLPAAYLWMLLEFGISVWVCGETASGKTTTLNALCAFINPTAKIVSVEDTPEVTVPHENWIREVTKEGEGDEGKIDLFTLLKAALRQRPNYIIVGEIRGREGNVAFQAMQTGHPVIATFHAATVQKLIQRLTGSPIEVPKTYIDNIGAVVIQSAVKVPKTGKIERRVLSINEILGYDSVEDRFNYIEIFTWDPLTDVFLFRGEGTSYLLENKLAVFYGYSKREVREIYNHLRMRAELLRLLAEAGVTDYFDLWFTLKTIKALGIERALELMRKGKLLEVVKAR